Below is a window of Halarcobacter anaerophilus DNA.
GTTAAAAACCTTTCATCAGCCATTTTTGCGGTAAACTTAGGCGTTGTAAAAAACAGCAGCAAAAAGATGCAAAGATCATTTAAAGGGTATGATTCCATATCAAAAGTAAGAGATTCAAGTATAGGCAAAATATATAAAGTCGTCTCTTCACATGCTACAAGTGCAGGAGTCGATTCGCCTATATATTATAAAAATGTTCAAATAGGGAAAATCAATAGTGTTGACCTAAGCAGCGATGCTTCCAAAGTGGTTCTTGATTGTTTGATATACGATAAATATACTCACATCATCAGAAAAAATTCAAACTTTTATGATATCAGCGGTTTTAAACTGAAATTCTCACTCTTTTCTGGAACAGAAGTTAAAACAAACACTATCACAAGTATATTAAAAGGAGGACTTATGGTTATAACTCCAAAAAAATATGAAGAAAAAGCGGATAGCAAAAAAGAGTTTATTTTGAAAAAAGAGTTAATGGATGATTGGGAAAAGATAAGCCCAATCATCAAATAAAAGGATTAATTAAAAAGTAGCGATATACTCTGCTACTGCTTGAATATCTTCTTGGGTCATTGTAGAGACTTGGCTTTTCATTACGCCTTTCATAACTCCACCGTAAGTTCCCTCTTTATAACCGTTTAAAGAAGAGATAATCTCTTCTTTGCTCCACCCTTTTATAACTTTAGATTTTCCTAATGCAGGTTTTTCTGCACTTGCCCCGTGACAGCCGGCACATTTAAGATATATAGCTTTACCTTTTTCCAATAAATTGGCAGACTCGTCATTTGCATTTGTTTTTGTCGCAACTATATTGTTGATACTCTCTTCTATTTTATCTTTCGTATCACTTGCAGAGTTAACTACATCTTGAGTAACTTCTTTAGTTTTATCAACTACTTCAGCTGTTTTTGAAGCAACTTTTTGACTTACGCTTTTAACTGCATCACCGCTCACATCAGCAATTTTTTTTGATTCTTCAGCTATTTTTGAAGCAACTTCCGAAGTTGATTGTTTTACTTGGTCTACAAATTTCTCTTCAGGAGTTTTATTTTCGACAACAGATGTTTCAACCTCGGTTTTTGGTTCAGAAGCTTGTTCTTCTTGAACCTTTTTATCCTCACCGCACCCTGAAAAAAGTGCTACAGCAACAATAGAACTTAAAAAAATTTTTCTCATACTCATCCCTTAAATATAATAAGTTAAAATTTTACTTCCTTTTTATTAAAAATAGTTTATAAATTATTTTAATATAAAAAAGTAAAATACTATTTCTTGCTTTCCAATGGTTTGTAAGTAAAATTAAAGTTATCTTTTATAAAATCAATTTTTACGTTTCCGCCTTTTTTAAGTCTTCCGAATAAAATCTCCTCAGTTAGTACATTTTTGATTTTATCTGAAATAACTCTTGCAAGAGGTCTTGCTCCCATCGCTTTATCATATCCCAAAATTGCAAGCTCTTTTTTAGCTTTTGCACTAATTGAAATTTTGATTTTTTTATTTTCAAGTTGTTTTTCCAAGTCTTCTATAAATTTACCTGCTACTTTAGCAACTATATCCATATTAAGAGAACTGAAAGGAACTATTGCATCTAATCTGTTTCTAAACTCTGGAGCAAAGAATTTGTTTATTGCTTTATTTTCATTTAGACTCTCATCTTTTGCAAATCCCATTACGTTTGCTTCTGTTGCACCTAAGTTTGAAGTCATAATCAATATTACGTTTTGAAAATCTGCTTTATTTCCGTTATTATCCGTAAGTTCAGCGTTATCCATTACTTGAAGAAGTACAGACATCAAATCAGGATGAGCTTTTTCGATTTCATCAAGTAAAAGTACACAGTGAGGATGTTTTCTAATTGATTCGGTTAATAATCCGCCGTTTTCAAAACCTACATATCCAGCAGGTGCTCCTATAAGTCTTGATATTGTATGAGGTTCCATATATTCACTCATATCAAATCTTTCAAAATGAATACCAAGCTGAGTCGATAACTCTTTTGCAACTTCTGTTTTCCCAACTCCCGTAGGTCCCGTAAACAAGAAACTTCCTATAGGTTTTTTATCAATATTAAGACCTGCTTTGTTTCTTTTTATCGATTGAACAATAGTTGAGATGGCACTATCTTGTCCAAATACTCTTTTTTGCATATTTTTTTCAAGATTTCTAAGTAAAGTTATATCTGATTTTGTTGTAGATTTAGACGGAATATGAGCCATTCTTGCAACCGTATTTTCTACATCTTTTTGTGTAATTATTATATTCTTCTTATTTACCGTAGAATACTCGATTTTTTTACTAGCCCCAACTTCATCAATAACATCAATTGCACTATCAGGAAGAAATCTGTCGTTTATATATTTTTTACTAAGTTCAACTGCCGTTTCAATAGCACTTTTATTGTATTTAACTCCATGAAAATCTTCATATTTAGATTTTAAACCTTCTAAAATAGTAACCGTATCTTCAAGAGAAGGTTCATTTATATCTACTTTTGCAAATCTTCTGCTTAAGGCTTTATCTTTTGAAAAATCATTTCTATATTCGCTAAAAGTAGTTGCCCCTATACATCTTAATTTTCCGTTTGCCAACATCGGTTTTAAGATATTTGAAGCATCCATCGAACTTCCGCTTACGCTCCCTGCTCCTACTATAGTATGAATTTCATCTATAAATAAGATTGCATTTGGAATTTTCGTAACCTCTTTTAAAAGTCCTTTTAATTTTTTTTCAAAATCTCCTCTGTATTTGGTTCCTGCAACCATTGAACCCATATCAAGAGAAAAAACTTTTGCATCTTCTAAAAACTCGGGAACTCTTTTATTTGCAATTTCCAAAGCCAGACCTTCTGCTATTGCAGTTTTCCCTACTCCTGGTTCTCCTACTAAAATAGGATTGTTTTTCTTTCTTCTGCTTAAAATTTCAATAACTCTGTTAATTTCGCTGACTCTTCCTATTACAGGATCAATTTCGCCTTTTTTTGCCAAAGCGACAAGCTCTGTCGAGTTTTTATCTAAAACTTTATTCTCTTTTGAATCATCTTTGTCTTGCAATTCGTCAAAATCATCGGAATCCTCTTTGTGAGATATCTCTTCTAAGATATCCACTCTTTCTACACCTGCTGATTTTAACACATAAGTTGCATATGATTTTTCATCTTTTAAAATCGCTACAAACATATCTTCAACTCCGGCATTTCTTCTGCCGCTGCTTTGAGTATGAGCAACCATATTTTCAATAGTAGAAGTTAACGTAATTGTTTCAATAGGTTCATCTTCTATATTTTCAGGGAATACAGGAGTATTCTCTTCTATATGTTTTTTTATCTGATTAAAAATTTTATTTTTATCAAGTCCTAAATCTAACAAAAGATTTTCTATAACTTCATCATGGATAAGCATTAAAAAAATATGTTCAATTGTTAAATATTCGTGTCTACTCTTTTTTGCATAACTTACCGCTTGTGCAAATATATTTCTTAACTCTTTACTAATCATTATTCTTCTTCCATTATTGCTTTTAAAGGGAAGCCCTTCTCTCTTGCCAAAGTTTTTACTTGAGCGACTTTTGTAGCTGCTATTTCATGAGTATATATTCCACAAACTTCTTTTCCTTTGTTATGAATATTTAACATGATTTTTGTAGCTTGATCGACATTCTTTCTAAATACCTTGGTTAAAACATCAATTACAAAATCCATTGTCGAATAGTCATCGTTTAGTAAAAACACTTTATACTTCTTTGGTTCTTCAACTTCCAAATCATTATCAAGTTCAATTTCTAGTTCGTTTGCCACAATATACCTTTTTTACTTTTTATTGTATATATTATAACAAAAAAGAACTAAGCTTAGTAAAAGATATTGTTTATAAAATATTTTAAAGTTTATTTTATATTTGGATACAATTACAAATTTATGAAAGGATAACAATATGAATAGAATATTTATAAGTGGTACTAACACCGATGTTGGTAAAACTTATGCCAGCGAACAAATTTTAAAACATTATGCAAAAAAAGGTTTAAAAGTAGGATATTTTAAACCTTGTGAAACAGGAGTAATAGATAAACCTTTAGACGGTTCAAAAATGTTTGAACTTGTAAAAAAGTTAAATCCTGAGTTTAAAGTAACGATAAATGATGTGGTTCCATATCAGTTTAAACTTCCCGCAGCACCATATGTTGCAAAAAAAGAGCAAAATATAGATTTTGAATTTTTAAAAGATAAAATAAAATATTTGGAAACTATGTGTGACCTTCTTGTTATTGAAGGTGCCGGAGGATTAATGGTTCCTGTGTTAGAAGATCTGTTTATGATTGATTTAATTAAAATATTTGAAGCAAAAGCAGTTTTAATAGCGCCTTCTAAACTTGGATGCATAAATGATATTTTATTATCCATTGAAGCTTTAAAAAACAGAAAAATAGATTTTGAATGGTATATAAATCTTTATCAAGATAAAGATAGTTTTGACGAAGTTTCAAAACCCTTTTTAGAAAAACATTTTAAAACCTTGAAATATCTTCATGAGCTGGATTAATCCGGCTCACACCTATAAAAATTTTTTTAACCATTTATAATAAATTGCCACAAGAAAAAATCCTATCCCTAAAAATGCCGTTACAAACTCTAAAGAGATAAAACCTGCCATTATTCCTATAAAAAAAGTTGTAATAACATTTGAAAGCATAAATATCATATCATTGTATGAAATTACTCTGCCTAAATATTTATCTTCTACTTTTTCTTGAATTAAAGCATAAGTATAAGACCAAATAGTAGTAGTCAAAAATCCCGTTAAAAATACCGCAAACAAAGCAAAATAGAAATTAAACTGCAAAAATCCCCAAAAAATAATTGCAATACCTTGGAAAATAAAGATATAAAAAAGATTATCTTTATTTACTCTGTTTGTAATAAAAAGAGGTCCTATCATTAAAGCAAAAGCCCTGACCGCATTTGTAATTCCGATTGACAAAGGAACGGCAATAACATATTTGTACTCATTTTTTGCCAAAAGAGTAACTAAAGTATCAAAAGAGGTTAAACCTACACTTGCATGTAAAAAAAGAAGATGCAGCACAAGTTTATTGTTTTTTATATACAAAAAACCGTCTTTTATCATAGAGCTTATTTTCTCTTTTGTATGAATTATGTCAACTTTAAACTCAATATTCAAAAACAGAACTATTGCTACAACAAAAAACATAACATCTATTAAAATCGAAGTTTTTATTCCATAGGAATTTACTACTATTCCGCTTACTGCCATACCTGCTGCATAGGTAAAAGACCAGATTATCGAATGTATTTCATTAGCTTTTTGTAAAGCTTTTCCTCTGACTAATTTTGGAAGTAAAGACATCTCCGTAGAAAAAAACATTGAAGAACTGCCCATTCTAATAAAAATCAAAATCAGAAGTATCCACAACTCATCTTTACTGTCAATCGTCAAAAAAAGCAGAGTCATACAAAGTTCACTTAAAAGCAAAACCATCATCAAAGATTTAACTCTAAATCTATCAATAATTGCTCCTGAAAGAGGAGCAATAACAACAGCGGGTAAAAGGTGCATTGCAGTTACGATGGAAATTGCAAGAGCAGAAGAGCCGAAGTTTACAAGCATTGTATAAATTGCAACATTTGAAAACCAAGCTCCGAAATAAGCTATAAACTGCAAAAGTGAGAGTTTAGCTATTAAAGGATTGTTTTTTAAAAGTTCACTGTAAGTCAAGTTTTATTAATACCTCTTGAAACATTGCAGAAAAAGCTTGCTCGTCACTTTGATGGTTTGTCAAATAATTTGCTTTTTTATTCCCTGCAAAAAGTACGATGCACTCTTTTTTTATATCTTCATCGAATTTTAAAATAAAAGAGGCTTCACCAAATGAAGATTTTGCAATAACACTATCACCTTCATTAAAGTTGCAATCGGGGTTGATATATAAATAATTATCCTCTTTAAATTGTGAATTTAAGTTGTTCTTTCTTTTTCTAAAAAGAAGATAATATTCGTTTTTCTCTTTTTTTGTATAAAAATTTTCAACTTCAAGCTCTTCTAAGAAGTTGAATTTTTCTACTTTTGATTCATCTACAAACTCTTTTTTTGCATAATAATCAAAAGTCTCTTCAAACTTCGGTAAGGCTTTAAAACCGAATTTTTTACTCATATATAAAGAAAATTCATATTCACTTAAACTATTTTTCTGCTTTTTTTCAACGGCATAAGAGATTGCTTTATATTGATGCCCGTAAGATAATCTTACATCCTTTTTACTTTTAAAATTTGATGCAGGAATTATAATATCGGCATAAGAGCAGGTTTCATTATAAGTTGTTCCGAAAAACACGACAAAACTCTTTTTTAAACCTTCAATTACTCTTTTTGTATTTGGAGCGCTTACGACAGGATTTGCTCCTTGAATAAAGACTAAATCATATTTGGAAAAATCAACTTCGGGTAAAGAGACTTTTTTTTCTACATCTACTTTAAATTTTGCCTCATATGAATAAGCAGAATCTCCTAAATACCAAAGTCCGCCTTTTTGCTTATTATGAAGTCCTATAAAAGCTGCAAAAGAGTCTATTGCCCTTGTTATATTAACGCCTTCAAAATATTTTTGAACTCCTATTCCAAGAAGTATTGAAACTGATTTTCCTTTTATTATTTCAAAAAACTTTGTAATATCTTGCAAAGCTACGCCTGTTGTCTCTTCATAAGAGATAAGCGTTCTACTCTTTGCCAATTCTAGGAACTCTTTTGCATTTGATGTTTTAAAAAGCTCTTCATCTTCCATATGTTCCATATATGCAAATCTTGTTAAAAGTAATGCCAATTCATAATCCGTTTTAGGATTTATTTGCAGATGAAGTTCTGATTTTTTTGCAATAGGTGTTGAGACAGGATCCACAGTAATAAAGATTTTATCTTTTGTTAAGGAATACATATGCGGACTTGTAAGAGTATAATTTCTTCCCCAGACAATAATTACATCGGAAGCTAAAAGTCTCTCAAGAGGAGGATTTACACACTTTCCTCTTCCTTGTACGATTCCTTCATCCCCTGCTCCTTCGCAAAGACTCCCTTTGGTAAAAACTGAACCGTATTGCGCAAAAAAAAGTTTTGGATAAGCTTGCATAACTCCAAGATTTCCCGAACCTTTGTAATAAAGCGTATTTAAAGGATTCAACTCTTTTAATTTTTTACTAAACTCTTCTAAGGCTTCATTTAAACCAACTTTTTGTTCGTTTATATAAGCATCTTCTAAAAAATCTTCTTTTAGTAAATTTGCAAAATTTACGCAAAGTTTTGATTTTGTAGTAGGATGGTTTTTATTACCTTTGATTTTACCTTCAGCTAAAACTGCTTCACAAGCATCAAAGCAGTCAAGAGGACAAGCAATAGTATTATTTGAATTCAATTTTAATCAGCCTTGAAAAAGTTTTTGGCTTATTTATTATGATTTTTACTTTATATGATGAAATATGTTTTGAATCTGCTACATCGTATATTTTATCTATTTTTAAATCTGTTTTTTTACCGTTTAGAAAGATAGCTTTGTTTTTAACTTTTTCTATTTCTAAAATAGGAACATAAATTTCAAGCTTTCCTTGGCTTAAATCTTTTGCTTCATATAACAAAGTACCCGGGGTAACGTAATCCCCCTCTTTTACTTC
It encodes the following:
- a CDS encoding c-type cytochrome; amino-acid sequence: MRKIFLSSIVAVALFSGCGEDKKVQEEQASEPKTEVETSVVENKTPEEKFVDQVKQSTSEVASKIAEESKKIADVSGDAVKSVSQKVASKTAEVVDKTKEVTQDVVNSASDTKDKIEESINNIVATKTNANDESANLLEKGKAIYLKCAGCHGASAEKPALGKSKVIKGWSKEEIISSLNGYKEGTYGGVMKGVMKSQVSTMTQEDIQAVAEYIATF
- the clpA gene encoding ATP-dependent Clp protease ATP-binding subunit ClpA, yielding MISKELRNIFAQAVSYAKKSRHEYLTIEHIFLMLIHDEVIENLLLDLGLDKNKIFNQIKKHIEENTPVFPENIEDEPIETITLTSTIENMVAHTQSSGRRNAGVEDMFVAILKDEKSYATYVLKSAGVERVDILEEISHKEDSDDFDELQDKDDSKENKVLDKNSTELVALAKKGEIDPVIGRVSEINRVIEILSRRKKNNPILVGEPGVGKTAIAEGLALEIANKRVPEFLEDAKVFSLDMGSMVAGTKYRGDFEKKLKGLLKEVTKIPNAILFIDEIHTIVGAGSVSGSSMDASNILKPMLANGKLRCIGATTFSEYRNDFSKDKALSRRFAKVDINEPSLEDTVTILEGLKSKYEDFHGVKYNKSAIETAVELSKKYINDRFLPDSAIDVIDEVGASKKIEYSTVNKKNIIITQKDVENTVARMAHIPSKSTTKSDITLLRNLEKNMQKRVFGQDSAISTIVQSIKRNKAGLNIDKKPIGSFLFTGPTGVGKTEVAKELSTQLGIHFERFDMSEYMEPHTISRLIGAPAGYVGFENGGLLTESIRKHPHCVLLLDEIEKAHPDLMSVLLQVMDNAELTDNNGNKADFQNVILIMTSNLGATEANVMGFAKDESLNENKAINKFFAPEFRNRLDAIVPFSSLNMDIVAKVAGKFIEDLEKQLENKKIKISISAKAKKELAILGYDKAMGARPLARVISDKIKNVLTEEILFGRLKKGGNVKIDFIKDNFNFTYKPLESKK
- the clpS gene encoding ATP-dependent Clp protease adapter ClpS, which gives rise to MANELEIELDNDLEVEEPKKYKVFLLNDDYSTMDFVIDVLTKVFRKNVDQATKIMLNIHNKGKEVCGIYTHEIAATKVAQVKTLAREKGFPLKAIMEEE
- the bioD gene encoding dethiobiotin synthase; translated protein: MNRIFISGTNTDVGKTYASEQILKHYAKKGLKVGYFKPCETGVIDKPLDGSKMFELVKKLNPEFKVTINDVVPYQFKLPAAPYVAKKEQNIDFEFLKDKIKYLETMCDLLVIEGAGGLMVPVLEDLFMIDLIKIFEAKAVLIAPSKLGCINDILLSIEALKNRKIDFEWYINLYQDKDSFDEVSKPFLEKHFKTLKYLHELD
- a CDS encoding MFS transporter, with product MTYSELLKNNPLIAKLSLLQFIAYFGAWFSNVAIYTMLVNFGSSALAISIVTAMHLLPAVVIAPLSGAIIDRFRVKSLMMVLLLSELCMTLLFLTIDSKDELWILLILIFIRMGSSSMFFSTEMSLLPKLVRGKALQKANEIHSIIWSFTYAAGMAVSGIVVNSYGIKTSILIDVMFFVVAIVLFLNIEFKVDIIHTKEKISSMIKDGFLYIKNNKLVLHLLFLHASVGLTSFDTLVTLLAKNEYKYVIAVPLSIGITNAVRAFALMIGPLFITNRVNKDNLFYIFIFQGIAIIFWGFLQFNFYFALFAVFLTGFLTTTIWSYTYALIQEKVEDKYLGRVISYNDMIFMLSNVITTFFIGIMAGFISLEFVTAFLGIGFFLVAIYYKWLKKFL
- a CDS encoding molybdopterin-dependent oxidoreductase; amino-acid sequence: MNSNNTIACPLDCFDACEAVLAEGKIKGNKNHPTTKSKLCVNFANLLKEDFLEDAYINEQKVGLNEALEEFSKKLKELNPLNTLYYKGSGNLGVMQAYPKLFFAQYGSVFTKGSLCEGAGDEGIVQGRGKCVNPPLERLLASDVIIVWGRNYTLTSPHMYSLTKDKIFITVDPVSTPIAKKSELHLQINPKTDYELALLLTRFAYMEHMEDEELFKTSNAKEFLELAKSRTLISYEETTGVALQDITKFFEIIKGKSVSILLGIGVQKYFEGVNITRAIDSFAAFIGLHNKQKGGLWYLGDSAYSYEAKFKVDVEKKVSLPEVDFSKYDLVFIQGANPVVSAPNTKRVIEGLKKSFVVFFGTTYNETCSYADIIIPASNFKSKKDVRLSYGHQYKAISYAVEKKQKNSLSEYEFSLYMSKKFGFKALPKFEETFDYYAKKEFVDESKVEKFNFLEELEVENFYTKKEKNEYYLLFRKRKNNLNSQFKEDNYLYINPDCNFNEGDSVIAKSSFGEASFILKFDEDIKKECIVLFAGNKKANYLTNHQSDEQAFSAMFQEVLIKLDLQ